Genomic window (Magnolia sinica isolate HGM2019 chromosome 6, MsV1, whole genome shotgun sequence):
CATATTCCTTTCATAGTAGAGCGAGTAGCTGTGGACGTTTTAGCTTTCCTTAGCTTCATTTATCAGTGACTCACCAGTAAAAGATATGCCAAACGTGTatcagatccaaaccattcatcaggtaggaccTACCCCAGATGGGCCATATCCCGAAATTTACACGACATGGAATGCTTAGGATTGTCGTCTCACTGTGATTTTTATGGAATGGCCCATCCAAGGTAAATCCAACCTGATGATATGTTCCGATTAACGCAGATTTCCCACGTGTATAGAAAAGAAAGTCGATAGGTCAAGCAAAATAAAGTAACAAAAATCCATGAGTTCGTTTTTCGCAACTTATGATGCCACCATGTGTCACCCCATCGACAATACGATCAATGTAACATCTctacttgtggggcccatgggCAAAACTAACTATTTTCCCTATATCGCGACACAGGTTCCAGCGTGCATCGCCACCTATTGGGGCTCACTTGCTGAGATGGTCAGATGATGTGAACAGTCTACATTCTCGTTGCTATTGTCACTTACATGCTTCATTGATGATCCCAACCTTTGGTTCTTTTAAGAGTTGAATGCAAGCCATTGAAAATTCATCTGTGGTGATGGTCACAATCAAAATAACGTGGGCAAGCGCAATAAACACGGAGCCACAAGCCATCCAAGAGAAAAATCTAATACAAATGGACAAGAAAATGAGTTCCTCGATACAAACAAATAGCAGGCTCTAGCTTCCTtgtttttgtttcttatattctattattctactctctctctctctctctctctctctctctctcttttacttcTATCTGGTATAAATTCACACGTAGAGTGTCTAAGGACTCTTCTTTTCCCTTGGGCACGGGAGATTTTAGCATGATCCCCATTGATTGAGAAGTGGAGGGCAGCAGACAAAGGAGGTCACCCATATCTCTATTTCACTCTTCTCAGTCTCCATCACCCACGCTCCTGCATGTTCTCTTTCTTCACCTCCTTCATCTCCTACGTTACCTGCATTTAATGCCTTCTCCTTCTACATATACTCTCACTTCTCTCTTCTAACTCACATAGCCTCTTTACTAGCTTCTACctaccatcttctctctctctctctctctctacaatgtCTTCTCCTGTTATTCTTCTCCTACTTCTATCTCTTTCTATTCATGGAAGCAATGCCCGTCATCTCCGTGAAGCTCCAAAAGAATCTATGAAGGTTGGTGTAAATTCCTTATTACCTTTGGGCCTTTGGCTTTTGGAGTTTGTTTTGCTCAATTCTCTGCTTAGGTCTACAGCATGTGTGCCCATGTTAGAGATGGTTGGATGTTCGGAGCCGTCCATCTCTCGGCCATATTGTTGATGGACCACGAGAAGATCACAACTGTTGGTTTGTAGAGGTGACTGTGAAccactggaatttttatttcCAACAGTCCATACTCTACTACACAAATTAAAGATCATAAGCTTCTAGCAAGTAACTGACACTCTTCATTTTCTGTTTGGTGCAGGCAATAGAGAAGGTGGAATTCAACAAGCCCTCGACTCCGGCTAATCTGATGCAATCCTTGTCTGAGGAACTCCAATCTCAGCCTATAAAACCCGCGGCTGACAAAAATGTCATCGGTGCAAGCACTAGCAACACAAAGGATTCAACATCTCTGCCAAAGGATATGGATGGAACAAGAGAAAATGCTTCAGGTGCCGTTCGAACCGAGTCTCTTGTCACGGTTTCATGGCGAATACCACATGAGAAACAAGCAGAACATCCGGGGTTTAATTTAGATTATTCTCCACCCAAAACACATCCTCCATCTCACAACTAaacctctttcctctctctctctctctctctctctctctctctctctctctctctctctctcctcttctccctccctctctctatatCTCATATTTAGCCATCTCTACTTACATCTGACATCCATCAAAGCTTAGAAATACAAGGAAAGAAGAGACTAGTGTAGTAGAATGACAGTCTTATATATTTACTGCAAACATAACCATAACCGTTGTGAACATACTCAGATGACATAGGCTGTTGTATTGTATGTTTTGCAATGCCTTTCTGGCTCCCTTCTTATCATACATATCTACAATCCTTTTCAATGAAAAAGTTCACTACCTTGTTTCGATCTCTTGAAGATCTTATACTCTTTTCTTCCCCTCCCTTTTTCCTTCACATTGTAATGTCATTGCACCACAACCATAACTACTACTACCACTACAGCTACTGCTACTGTACTGGTATAGTATTGTTACTAAGCCTGGCATTTACTATTTACTATTTACAACCCCAATTTTTGAAAAGGAATTGTTATCCACACCTGCCCTTTTAATCAATACACACttcttttgctatttttggtaatacATTAGTAAAACTGTGctaccaaaagtagaaagaaaTGGGTGATTCTATCAAAAAGGTGGATGTAAAATAAGATACCCCTTCATCTCTTTCCATCATTACAATGTCTCTTCCTAGGGGTGTAGGTATCAAAAATAAGGGTTGTAAATATCATTTccatattaattattattattgataTTGATGGGATTTGCAGGAAGTGAAAATGTAACATCCTCTTCTCATGTGGGTTTTCATCAGACAAGTAAATTAGAGGTAAATTGCACCATACTTCATATTTAAGATTGGTGAGGAGAACAGTAGTTAAGAGTGTTTAATGCGTAGGGAGTATCAGTGACCAACACATATGGCCCATTTCCCATACCATGTCCCTATTCAAGGTGGTCAGGGCAGATGGTCTGcttatgcatgcatgcatccacCACATTTGAATTCGTACGTGGTGGAGAAACATGCATCCATTTGAATATGAATGTGGCGAGCGTAACACGCTACCATGTGCCTGTGTTGATGTAGGAACCAGGGAAGCAGGCACTACTAGTGTCAGGATCTGGGTCTATTGTTGGCCATGTCACCGTCGCCTCCGAAGAACATATAGGGTCTAAGGAAATCGATGTGGTCGGCGACACAAACGACATGGATTACGAGCAACCGCACCACAAACCGCCAATTCACAACGAATCACCTTAAATAAGTGTTGTTAAAAATGTAATATTTTCCTAAGTGAGTGATACATTTCAGTAAAAATAGAGAAATAAGATGTGGGGAGCATGGATATTGATGGGTGATGGTCCCCAACAATGGTTGTTTGCATTTTTATATGATTGTGAATAAAGAGAGAAGAACATAAGCCGTGGGTCTGTGGCCATGGCTGTAGAATGTGGTCGGTGGTTGTTCATAAATGAGGATGGCAGTTATCCGTTAGGTTTTGCACTTTCGGTTGGTTTCTACAgttacttcacatgggttctgcatTCCTCTTCTAGAGAAAAGCTTTGGTACTCTGgttgagtgtgatggatgataagcaggTGTTTGGAAATTACTTAGATATTGCATAAGTGGCATTCGAGTAGTTCAATGTAAACCGTCTAAATTATGGGTCTCAGTCTATATTTatcaaaaaccaaaaatgaagcttATTTTGATTGTCTGAGTATTAGATTGTGGACATATAATGGACGGACACAATGAAATATATGAGCCttctatttcaataaacaagtgtccatgaattggAATTCTTTAACCAATCTTATTTTCGGAACGTGACTTTGTTACAGTAAAATTTCCACAATTTTGGTCTAATTTGAgttagtgcatgcgtatcaagcgtcatacgctgctggagtatcaaataactacccACTTTTACATTCTATACCTAACCTAATGCAGAGAAACGATCCAGTGGCTAATAAATTCATCCTGTAACTGTTCCCACTCAGGATCCCACACTGCGTCCACTgtttggggcctacatgatgagaTGGTTCGATCATAACCGTCCATGTTCTGGATTCTACGCTATACAGGCCACTGTAGAAGACTTACAATGAATGGATGATTCTGACAATCACTTGCAGATGTATTTAAGGTCTTCAATGGCCACAGTCAACTTACAAAAGCTACGGTCGGGATCATCATAGAAGCGTTAGTATGGGAACAATGCTTCTTTATAATTATAATACTAACGAGAAAGATGGACCGTTCAAATAATTGAATCATCTTAGTATGTGGAACCCTATCAGGGAGAGACGTACGTGCTACGTAAGCAAAACGATCTCTGGGCTGTGTATAGAAATCTTCCCATGCAGATAATTTTATTTGGGCTCGTTGGCCTATTTGGATCGTCCATCTGTGCAAATTCAGAACAATTGTATGCGCCTAAACATGAGTGACTGGAACTAACTTCTACGAACAAtcttgtccatcctttttttgaaTGCCActggttggacagtttgggtcATCCAGTCCGTTGGTTTTTAAGGCAGCCTATGAAGAATGGACTACCTAATGGACGGTCACGATGGGTGATGTGGACGATAAGAGCCCAAATTTAACTATGCGCATGTAAAGGTCCCATGTACTTGGCCACTAAATCGTTTCTCATCGTAAAAAACACTCTAGTGGGATAATTGCATGGAAGCCTTCCCATGCATCTAGTTGAATTTTGACTCTTTGGCATACGTAATTcctatctagaccgtctatttagGTCCGGTCCACTCTTCTTCTGCTACTGTACAAAAATCACAGTAACCAGATAGTCTTAATTATCCGATTATGATCCATCTTCTACATACAATCTTGACAATTCGTCTTTGTTAAAAtctaatcatgttaggacatgttTATCAATACCAAtgaaatggacggtctggattctgAAGAATTAAAAACCTTCCATGATTTTTTTAGATGTGGAATACTTTTGATAATATAAAGGGGCTTCCATGGCCAAAGAATACCAGCTAACATGTTCAAAACCCTCACACGAGAGGTTTTGATGTAATGCGGATCCACGCATCACTGCTACTGTCCCGGCCATTGGTCCCCTTAGATGGCATACGTATgatcaatccagaccatttatTAGGTAGGGACACTCTTCTCACGCCATATATAGGGTAGGGCACTGGTAAAATGAGCCACACGTGTCCTGAATTTGGATTTTTTAATTGCCTACCTTCTCTCGTAGAAGAGTGGCTTCCTGATTAACGTCCCAATGTTATTTTTTGGTCCTGGGCATTTTCACAGTGTacgctacctgatgaatggtctggatcgctGACATGTGTGCCATCCAACGGTGGGAAGGAGGCTTCACGCCTTAATGTGGGCCGTTCCGTCCAaccattatataacatgcaggcTTTGTAACCGGGATCTTATAACGCCAACATCATACACGTGGAAGAATAGCAAATCTAGACAACCCAAATCGGTTTCCCGCGTTTGATGAGGCATGGCCCGAAAACTACACCACCACATCTGCAAGACCATCTTAACCGTGCGATTGATGTCCATCGAGTAGATGGGGTCCAAAGAAAATAAAGGCTCAAGGGTCTTAAGTTCCCTAGGCAAATATAGGATTCAATTGGATGGCTATGATTGTTAGATTGGAGTGATTTTGGACCATGCCCCATCCTCTGTTTGCAATTTGGATGTCCCTAATCCGAGTCCATGTCTGCCACGAGTGTTGTGATGTGTGCTTGAACATGCATGATCCACTGTATTCCACCTAGTCCGCCTAAGTATCACACATTTCCTCGTCAGTGTTTGGCTCGAAATTTGGTGTTGGTACTTGTGTATTATGCTGGCCGTTTCAGTCTAATATAGCTCTATTGGGACCAAATACATTTTACTCTAAGCTTCGAAATATATATAGAGAGATCTAAGTCATTATCTATGGCTAAGAACTAAGCAATTCAACTTTCTATTCAAccacttgtaaaaaaaaaattagaacaaTTCGTAAAGACGATGATTCATCTTTTTAATGAGTTCTTTTTATCCTTTAGTTAAGGGAACTTTTTTCTTATTGGGATAGCAAAGATAAACCGATTCAAACATCGTGAAAGTAAAGGAACtaaataataaaaggaaaaaataaaataaaatttgcaagGATAATTGTATATGATCCAATGTTTGCAAGGTAGATGAGAAGATCTTACAACTACGGTCTTCTTCTGTGGTCCAACTCGAGTgtatataaaggaaactatactactgaaagaaaaagaaaaaaattttcaTTGGTCTAACGACTTAGGCGTAGACGAAGAAAATTAGATTTACTGCTAAGATAAGTCAATTTAGCATATTAGCATAGACGGACTTGATTACACTCTAGGTTAAGGCGAGTACAAAGTAACAATATAGATGGATAAATTATACTACTCTCAAGTTGGGATAAACTAAGATAAGATAAGCAACATTACATTGTAGAATTGTATTGTGTTGGCAACGGCTTGCAACTCTTCGATCTTCTGATGGTGTGAAAATATTTATTTGGCTTTATAAATAGTTATGATTTGTTATGCAATGCCATGTGTGCATTTATCGTGGGTGGGTTATTAGTGTTGCGTGCACATCCTACTCCCACTATGTATATGAGATTTTTTCTTGTGATGTAATGCACTGGTAATCATTCTCTTTTACTGCTTAAACGTGCATAGTACTACGTGAAACTTGGCCAACTTAATGTTGTTGTTACTGCATAGCTCCTTGAGAGATTTTGGCCTGTGGTGTATCACCCAATGTGTTACCAACCGTTACCCTATTTCGGTTGATTATCGTTATGGGTCATGAAGCCACTATGGTAGTAGCCAACTTTGTCATATGAGTGAGATCCAGGACACGTCCTATAACAGCAGCCAACTAGACTTATTCTTTTTATGTTACTcgtaacttttcaaattttgattaaaTTCAAATTTAGCTGTTATGATAGAATAATCTTCCATCTGTTAGCAATGAAATAGATCTTCCATTAGTCTCTTATTAAAATCTCATTGACACATAGCATCATCTAAGTTGCTACATTTGATGTAACTAGATTGGCATAAGCAAAATGTAAGGATTGATCACTGCAAAGTAATCAGATGGCGTGTCCACGGTACAGATCATGATCAATGGTCATCTGGCAGCTAGTCATGATGTAACCATTTGATCAACCTAGGGTTTTATTTGGCCtataagattatttttttctACCTCAAAACTAGGTAGAAATCCGCCCTTCACCCACCTAAGTACGCGCCAGCATATTGGGAAGCCACACCCTAGAGGCCTCTGGATCCATCTGATCAAAGGCTACCATTTAGTCAGCGtttattttacgagatcattacTTTATCAATGTAAGCATATTTGTAGGCTAAGCAATAACCAGGACAATACATGCATATAAAGAGAGATGTGGAGCACTAGAAATTGCGATGCTGAACCGGATATTCAGACTGTCCGAACAACTGATCCGGACTGTTGATTAGGAGCACCACACAATTCATGATCTAGAATGGGAAATTTGTGCCAAGAGAACCATTCTAACCAACCAATCAATTGCCTATAAAATGGACGGTGaagatcattttaaaaataaGATGAATATTACATTTATTGGGTGGAGCCCATCATGGAAACTAATGGTTCTAAAGCAGCATTTTTATCTAgtcatcctaaccatcccatccatggcttgcaaaacagatggctaaaaaaaaaaaaaacatcttacAGATGGATttaatcatccaatcagtgtggctTTTTTCATCATAGCTCAAGAAATGAGTGctcaacctaatggatggtccagataaaTCAATTGTATTGTCCAAGTCTCCCAATACAAGTAGGAGCACTATACCTTGTAGTCCTCTGATTGCACTAGATCATTTCTCatagaataaaaaaagaaataacaatGGCATTGGGCAATGCAACCATGTAAGAGAAGAGGAGGACACAACAGTCTATAATTCTTACTTTTATCTTTAAGAGCTGACTCTGCAAATCCCATATTAGTATTCTATGCAAtatcttatattttattttaccCAAGGAATGACCAGGTACACTTTcagtttaaaaaagaaaataatggctgTGATTGTTTTCCAAACCTGTCTAACATATGGCTGCATTAATTCCAAGAATGTCCCCCAACCAAATTCAAATTACAGATTAGTTAATAACCACATGGCACAAAACTTCAAAAGAGATGGGAAACAGAACTGCCTTGCTCCAAGAAAAACAAACATCCCAACCCAATTTCCTACCAGCATTGACGGCGAGCCCGGAACGGGGCGCTTCCCAATGCGATCTGATGGTTGAGATCTCAAGCTGATGGATTTTTGCGAGACAGGGTTCTGAAAATTTGATCTTTCTTCTAATCGGATGAATGATGATTTCTTCTTTTGCAGAGAATCAAGTACTGCAGCTGACTATGAAAGGTTTGACAAAATCGATGAATTGGGAGGTTCTGATCCCCAGCTTCAGATCGATCTCTCCACCTCCCAACCAGAAGAAATTGGGGTCCAGTCTGACGATTGCTTCATCCAAGATCACCTAAAATCAACCCAACATCTATCTTGTTAATTATAATACATGGAATATCAGAATTGATAatcatgtgtgtgtatgtgtgtattgaAATATCAAATTGATTGGAGCACATGGGCAACTGCATATCTTGATCTAATAGTATCCGTCGATCATTTGGGCTGATATGAGCAGATATTCAATGATAAAAGACCCAACAGCAGTAAATGGCTTATTTGGATGTTTGGGAGTCCATGGTTGGTGGGTACACATATCCCCTAATTACATATTATGAGAATGTGAGCGTTTGGTTGGACTGAGAAAACACATGTGGAACAGTCTGCCTGCTCCCTGTTTTCTGCAGAGATGGGAAAACATCAGCTCAGAGGGCCAAATCCCATTCATGGATTGGGCAACTGCCAACTGACTTGGGTGTAGCTGTCCAAATGGGATCCCTTTAGACATGGTTCTGAATTGCACATGAGGGTACAAAGGCTTAGGATCAATTTGGAATGTCACCAAAAGGAGGATAGGACAGCCTATCCAGTGCTCAATTTCGGCATGGGATGAAATGACACCGACATGTTTTCACCCCATCTGAAAAGTGGGCCCAAATTGTGGATAGGAAGACTGGACGCATTCCTCAGCCACATGGCGAAGGTAAAAGGTCCTGCTACCCCATAATGAGCACAGACAGATCTGCATTTCCCACAGTCCACACTTGGGGCTACATCAAAGAGGTTGATACGATTCATATCCCAAGGGCAACTGAAAGTCATGGGAAGTGGTCAAACAATCAACTGTTAGATCTAAAGGCCCAGATACTGGATCCATAATAGGCCCATGTCAACAAAGGTTCATGTTAAAAGTGACCCATTTCTGTGAAAAAGGACCATAATACCCTCGTCTCTTAAACAGATGAAGATACCTTGCCCTCCAGAATGATGAGTCCCATTTCAGGTGATGAGTTGGTATTTTCTCTACCTACTCAGGCACAAGTAACAAGACATCTAACAGCATTTGCAAGTGGTAGTTTGGTCATTTACAATTGCAAGTCACTGTTGGTCATTATTGGCAAGTGGAGTCAGTCATTTGTTAAAATAAACAGC
Coding sequences:
- the LOC131249875 gene encoding uncharacterized protein LOC131249875, coding for MSSPVILLLLLSLSIHGSNARHLREAPKESMKAIEKVEFNKPSTPANLMQSLSEELQSQPIKPAADKNVIGASTSNTKDSTSLPKDMDGTRENASGSENVTSSSHVGFHQTSKLEEPGKQALLVSGSGSIVGHVTVASEEHIGSKEIDVVGDTNDMDYEQPHHKPPIHNESP